Proteins from a genomic interval of Rhinoraja longicauda isolate Sanriku21f chromosome 16, sRhiLon1.1, whole genome shotgun sequence:
- the LOC144601124 gene encoding uncharacterized protein LOC144601124 isoform X1, with translation MWDGYTMASDQGVNVGGRHFPCSECGKGFAQSYDLMRHQRVHTGERPFTCSVCGKGFTLSSSLVTHQQIHTGERPFTCTECGKGFARSSSLMTHQRVHTGERPFACSECGKGFSQSANLKRHQRVHTGERPFACSECGKGFILPSHLLTHQRVHTGERPFSCSECGKGFTRSANLLSHQRVHTRERPFTCTECGKGFTWSSDLLTHQRVHTGERPFTCSQCGKGFTRSTHLLRHQQIHTRERPFSCSKCGRGFSRSSNLLRHQQVHDGEKV, from the coding sequence ATGTGGGACGGGTACACGATGGCGTCTGACCAGGGAGTTAACGTGGGCGGGCGGCATTTCCCCTGCTCCGAGTGTGGAAAGGGCTTCGCTCAGTCGTACGACCTGATGAGGCACCAGCGGgtccacaccggggagaggccgttcacctgctccgtctgtgggaagggattcactctCTCCTCCAGTCTGGTGACCCACCAACAGatccacaccggggagaggccgttcacctgtacCGAGTGCGGGAAGGGCTTCGCTCGGTCTTCGAGCCTGATGACCCACCAGCGGGTCCACACTGGAGAGAGGCCGTTCGCCTGCTCCGAGTGTGGGAAAGGGTTCAGTCAGTCGGCCAACCTGAAGAGGCACCAGCGGGTCCACACGGGAGAGAGGCCGTTCGCCTGCTCCGAGTGCGGGAAGGGCTTCATTTTGCCGTCGCACCTGCTGACGCACCAGAGGGTCCACACCGGTGAGAGGCCGTTCTCCTGCTCTGAGTGCGGGAAAGGCTTCACCCGGTCAGCCAATCTGTTGTCCCACCAGAGGGTCCATACCAGGGAGAGACCCTTCACCTGCACCGAGTGCGGTAAGGGCTTCACCTGGTCCTCCGACCTCCTGACCCACCAGCGGGTCCACACCggcgagaggccgttcacctgctcccAGTGCGGGAAGGGATTCACCCGCTCCACCCACCTACTGAGGCACCAACAGATCCACACCAGGGAGCGGCCGTTTTCCTGCTCCAAATGCGGCAGAGGCTTCAGCCGCTCGTCCAACCTACTGAGGCATCAACAAGTTCACGACGGGGAGAAAGTTTAA